From a region of the Triticum aestivum cultivar Chinese Spring chromosome 7D, IWGSC CS RefSeq v2.1, whole genome shotgun sequence genome:
- the LOC123167690 gene encoding agglutinin isolectin 3-like, with product MKGLFLCALALAFAMVTTHAQLQYCEKRCGKQADGMECPNNLCCSKDGYCGLGVDYCSAAAGCQSGACYDNKICGAQAGGALCPNNHCCSSGGRCGYGSEYCSGSRGCQSGPCWADLKCGHLANGKQCPNNLCCSQYGYCGLGPEFCGARCQNGACSTDKPCGNKANGARCTNNYCCSQYGSCGLGKDYCGTGCQSGACYTPSFLANILKCVP from the coding sequence ATGAAGGGCCTCTTTTTGTGCGCACTTGCACTTGCCTTTGCGATGGTGACCACCCACGCCCAGCTGCAGTACTGTGAGAAGCGCTGCGGCAAGCAGGCCGACGGCATGGAGTGCCCCAACAACCTCTGTTGCAGCAAGGATGGGTACTGCGGCCTGGGCGTCGACTACTGCAGCGCTGCCGCCGGCTGCCAGAGCGGCGCCTGCTACGACAACAAGATCTGCGGTGCGCAGGCCGGTGGTGCATTGTGCCCTAACAACCATTGTTGTAGCTCGGGCGGTCGTTGTGGCTATGGCAGTGAATACTGCAGTGGCAGCCGCGGCTGCCAGAGCGGTCCTTGCTGGGCTGACCTCAAGTGTGGCCACCTGGCCAATGGTAAGCAATGCCCCAATAACCTTTGCTGCAGCCAATATGGTTATTGTGGCTTAGGACCGGAGTTCTGCGGTGCTCGCTGCCAAAATGGCGCCTGCAGCACGGACAAGCCGTGTGGCAATAAGGCTAATGGTGCACGATGCACCAACAACTATTGTTGCAGCCAGTATGGGTCTTGTGGGCTtggcaaggattattgtggtaccGGCTGCCAGAGCGGTGCTTGCTACACTCCTTCCTTCCTGGCTAACATACTCAAGTGTGTGCCTTGA